TCGATCGGCGCGAGCGCTTCCTTCGTCACGAGCTTCACGTCCACCGTAACGCCCAGCTCGTGGGTCAGCCGCTTCCGGATCGTCTCCACCGTCGTCCCGACGTGCCGTCGCTCCCGCCCGAACGGCGCCTCCCCGGCGGCCTCGACGAGGACCGTGACCTCGTCCATCGCCCCCTTCCGGTCGATCACGATCCGGAAGTTCGGCTCCGACCCCTCGATCTCGAAGAGCAGGGACTCGATCTTTGCGGGGGACACCTTCATCCCGCGGATGATCAGCATCTCGTCCGTCCTGCCCCCCAGTCGGCTCATCCGGCGGCCCGTCCGCCCGCACGGACAATCCCCCGCCAGGAGGCTGGTGAGATCCCGGGTCCGGTACCGGATCATCGGGAACGCCTCCTTGGTCAACGTCGTGATGACGAGCTCCCCCGTTTGGCCGGGCGGTACGGGTTGAAGGGTCTTCGGGTCGATGACCTCGACGAGGAAGTGGTCCTCGTTGATGTGCAGGCCGCGGCGCTCGATGCATTCGCCGGAGACCCCCGGCCCGATGACCTCGGAGAGCCCGTAATTGTCGGTGGCGACGATCCCGAGGGCGTCCTGGATCTCCTCGCGCATCTTCTCGGACCACGGCTCCCCCCCGAACAGGCCGTACTTCAGGGAGAACGCCGAAACGGGGATCCCCATCTCGCGGATCGTGTCGGCGACCAGCATCGCGTAGGAGGGGGTGGACACCAGCGCCGTCGTCTTGAAGTCCTTCATGATCTGGATCTGGCGCGCGGTGTTTCCGCTGGACGCCGGGATCACCGAGGCGCCGAGCCTCTCCGCGCCGTAGTGCAGCCCGAACCCCCCCGTGAACAACCCGTACCGGAACGAGACCTGGACGACGTCGTCCTTGGTCACCCCGCCGGCGACGAGGATGCGGGCCGCCAGCTTGCTCCACATCGTGATGTCGTTGCGCGTGTATCCCACGACCGACGACGTCTCCGTCGTGCCGGACGAGGCGTGGATGCGGACGACCTCCCGAAGGGGGACCGCGAACAGCCCGTAGGGGTAATTCGCGCGCACGTCGTCCTTCGTCGTGAACGGCAGGCGGGAGAGGTCGGAGAGCGACCCGATCTCCTCCGGGGAGATCCCGAGCGCGTCGAACTTCTTCCGGTAGAACGGGACGTGCGCGTACACCCGGTTGAGCGTCGATTGCAGCCGTTCGAGCTGGAGCTGCTCCAGCTCCTCCCGGTCCATGCACTCCTTGTCGGGTTCCCAGTACATTCCGGCCTCCGATCCGTTACATGGTTCCTTCCGCGTCCAGGTCCCGGCCGAGGTAGGCGCGCTGCACCTCGCGGTTCGTGAGCAGGTCTTCCGCCGTGCCTTCCATGATAATCCTTCCGGTTTCGAGAACATATCCGCGGTCCGCGATGCCCAGCGCCGCCTTCGCGTTCTGCTCGACGAGCAGGACCGTGTCGCCCTCTCCCCGAAGCCTCGTGATGATGGAGAAAATGTCCTTGATGACCAGCGGCGCAAGCCCCATCGAGGGCTCGTCCATCATGATCAGCTTCGGCCGGGCCATGAGCGCCCTCCCGATGGCGAGCATCTGCTGCTCGCCCCCCGAGAGCGTGCCGGCGAGCTGCCTCTCGCGCTCCTTCAGGCGGGGGAAAAGCTTGTAGACGCGCTCGAGGTCGTCCCGCACCGCATCTCCGCGTTTTTTCCGGTATTGCGGGTAGGCGCCAAGGAGGATGTTCTCCTTTACCGTCATGGGAGCGAAGACCTGGCGCCCCTCGGGCACGAGCGAACAGCCGAGAAAGACGATCTTCTCCGTCGGCAGCTTGCCGATATCCTTCATGTCGAAGAGAATCTCTCCCGAGCGGGCCCGGATCAGTCCCGAGACCGTCTTCAGGAGGCTGGTCTTCCCGGCGCCGTTCGCCCCGATGATCGTGACGATCTCGCCGGCCCGGATGTGCATCGTCACCTTCTTGAGCACCTTCAGCCTGCCGTATCCGGACTCGACGTTCTTGATCCTCAACATTCGTCGTCCCCCAGGTACACCCGGATCACCTCCCGGTTCTTCTGGATGGCAAGGGGCCGGTCCTCGGCGATCTTCTGTCCGTAGCTCAGCACGACGATCTCGTCCGAGATCTTCATGACGAGCGACATGTCGTGCTCCACGAGCAGCACGGTGACCCCCATGTCGCGGATCCGGGAGATCAGTCCGCCCATTTCGTTCGTTTCCCGCATGTTCAGGCCGGCGG
The genomic region above belongs to bacterium and contains:
- a CDS encoding ABC transporter ATP-binding protein gives rise to the protein MLRIKNVESGYGRLKVLKKVTMHIRAGEIVTIIGANGAGKTSLLKTVSGLIRARSGEILFDMKDIGKLPTEKIVFLGCSLVPEGRQVFAPMTVKENILLGAYPQYRKKRGDAVRDDLERVYKLFPRLKERERQLAGTLSGGEQQMLAIGRALMARPKLIMMDEPSMGLAPLVIKDIFSIITRLRGEGDTVLLVEQNAKAALGIADRGYVLETGRIIMEGTAEDLLTNREVQRAYLGRDLDAEGTM
- a CDS encoding phenylacetate--CoA ligase, whose amino-acid sequence is MYWEPDKECMDREELEQLQLERLQSTLNRVYAHVPFYRKKFDALGISPEEIGSLSDLSRLPFTTKDDVRANYPYGLFAVPLREVVRIHASSGTTETSSVVGYTRNDITMWSKLAARILVAGGVTKDDVVQVSFRYGLFTGGFGLHYGAERLGASVIPASSGNTARQIQIMKDFKTTALVSTPSYAMLVADTIREMGIPVSAFSLKYGLFGGEPWSEKMREEIQDALGIVATDNYGLSEVIGPGVSGECIERRGLHINEDHFLVEVIDPKTLQPVPPGQTGELVITTLTKEAFPMIRYRTRDLTSLLAGDCPCGRTGRRMSRLGGRTDEMLIIRGMKVSPAKIESLLFEIEGSEPNFRIVIDRKGAMDEVTVLVEAAGEAPFGRERRHVGTTVETIRKRLTHELGVTVDVKLVTKEALAPIDGKPVRVIDNRKL